A window of Mesotoga infera genomic DNA:
ACATTCGACAGCCTGCCGATTAGGGTTTTGAAGAAGCTTAAGGGTTACTCTCCGTCTCAAGCGATAGAGTCGGTGCAGGTGAATCAGAAGCATTATCCCGTATTGAATGTCTCTCTTGGCTTAAGAGATCGCATTGGGATAATTAGACAGGAGCCTGGTTCTTGGCTGAAATACGCTCAGGGTATGGCAACTGCTATCGAGAAGAACAAAAATATCGAAGAACACAGTCTGCTTCACGCTCACAGAGTTTTCCCGGAGGGCTTTGCCGCCATGCTGCTTTCTGAGAAGCACAACATTCCATATATAGTTACCGCTCATGGTGGCGAGATTCACTCCATATCAAACCAAAACAAGGCTTTCGTAAAAGAAGTTCTTGAAAAGGCAGCAAAGGCAGTCTTTGTGAGCAAGGCTTTGATGAAAGATGCATGTGAAAAGCTTGGTTACGACAAGTCCAATGGGATTGTCATTCCAAATGGGGTAGATACCAACGTATTCAGACCTATGGATAAAGAAGAGGCAAGAAAGAAGTTAAGCCTGCCGCTCGATAAGAAGATCGTGGGTTTTGTTGGCAATCTAATTGAAGTGAAAGGAGCAGA
This region includes:
- a CDS encoding glycosyltransferase family 4 protein, which produces TFDSLPIRVLKKLKGYSPSQAIESVQVNQKHYPVLNVSLGLRDRIGIIRQEPGSWLKYAQGMATAIEKNKNIEEHSLLHAHRVFPEGFAAMLLSEKHNIPYIVTAHGGEIHSISNQNKAFVKEVLEKAAKAVFVSKALMKDACEKLGYDKSNGIVIPNGVDTNVFRPMDKEEARKKLSLPLDKKIVGFVGNLIEVKGADRLPAIARELMKLRLDVFFFIVGDGPLLKTLGEKMPRDISHFAGRLEYGLMPTAMNSIDVLVVPSRREGFGTVILEARACGARVVGTNVGGIPEAIGDERLPSSDSENLSEELAQRISWIISDELELETASYCLSSNDWQEIARRERDIYEEIISETYKSYR